In a genomic window of Deltaproteobacteria bacterium:
- the gspD gene encoding type II secretion system secretin GspD, translating to MASRLIQILIGFLLLGMVGCASPAEQSPYPAVVSRQIPVQVSTGPAPPPRPIPDSKPREPLPGNLPQDDRFLQDYAQALKKIQTIQRPKRKDEKIYPIDLNLKNADLVETIGVLADTMGINYLIDPRVKGKASVRATGKLSQSELLSILETLLLVNGAALIRDVNVYKIVPADKVGAQALPVYTRGIPPTGMTVQVVFLEQTAAKEMMPVLKPLMSPGGSISEAANNSLILVDYPANLEKLLNLIHLIDTRSLAQTQIQIAKVDNTSPQNLISELEVIFSAYGALAPKEKFGVGFLPVPRLNSILVLAGSKPLMDRALYWIRQLDLKTDMLADIHVYHVENYKARNLANLLTQVYGGKPLAPEVKEVEPEDRRPTFLGQSGAAGEGGLGTGIMGGTRTSGLGQSGGGAGSIERRRGPGGGLLEGQKEQAVPLAEAAAPEVSPKEGVRIIPDEENNLLVIVAPPHEWRVISQLLQRLDLMPRQVLNEILIAEVRLTGDLKYGVEWFLNSKLVTPKTKNGTPSLNILQGPSAAFSKAIGGFTFAVRDSLNEFRGLIHMLAEEGKVNILASPHIMAANNQEARIQIGQDVPILTSQAVPLISQTTSLQTQTVEYRSTGIIMLVKPQINAKGLVTLDITQEVSAAVPTTTGVEASPTFIIRTAKTSLITGDNQTIVLGGLIREDATRTAYGIPGLRKIPLLGALFGSEEVKREKTELLVLITPHIISSLEEGARLTDEVKHRIPLEELSPEWQKKTQPRPPRAP from the coding sequence ATGGCTAGTCGGCTTATTCAGATACTGATCGGGTTTCTGTTGTTGGGTATGGTCGGATGCGCCTCGCCAGCAGAGCAATCCCCTTACCCGGCCGTGGTTTCTAGACAGATACCAGTGCAGGTATCCACTGGCCCGGCACCCCCTCCCCGTCCGATCCCAGACTCCAAACCCAGAGAACCGCTCCCCGGGAATTTGCCTCAGGATGACCGGTTCCTGCAGGACTATGCTCAGGCTCTCAAGAAAATCCAAACTATCCAGCGTCCCAAACGCAAAGACGAGAAGATCTATCCTATTGACCTCAATTTAAAAAATGCTGACCTGGTGGAAACCATCGGGGTTCTGGCGGACACCATGGGGATCAACTACTTAATCGATCCCCGGGTCAAAGGCAAAGCCAGCGTGCGAGCCACCGGCAAGCTGAGTCAGAGCGAACTGTTATCCATCCTGGAAACCCTGTTGTTGGTGAATGGGGCCGCCTTGATCAGAGATGTCAATGTTTATAAGATTGTCCCGGCAGACAAGGTTGGGGCGCAGGCCTTACCGGTCTATACCCGAGGGATTCCGCCGACCGGGATGACCGTCCAGGTAGTTTTCTTAGAGCAGACCGCCGCCAAAGAGATGATGCCGGTTCTGAAGCCCCTAATGTCTCCCGGCGGATCCATCTCTGAAGCTGCAAATAATTCCTTAATCCTGGTCGATTATCCTGCCAATCTGGAAAAACTGCTGAATCTCATCCACCTGATCGACACCCGCAGTCTGGCTCAAACTCAGATTCAGATTGCCAAGGTGGATAATACCTCCCCGCAGAATCTGATTTCTGAGTTAGAGGTAATTTTTTCCGCATATGGTGCTTTAGCCCCCAAGGAGAAATTTGGCGTGGGCTTCCTGCCGGTCCCCCGACTTAATTCGATCCTGGTCCTGGCCGGTTCCAAGCCCCTGATGGACCGGGCCCTTTACTGGATTCGCCAGCTAGATCTGAAAACCGACATGCTGGCCGACATCCATGTCTATCACGTGGAGAACTATAAGGCCAGAAACCTGGCCAACCTCCTGACCCAGGTATATGGTGGCAAGCCCCTGGCGCCGGAGGTAAAGGAGGTTGAACCTGAGGACCGCCGCCCCACTTTCTTGGGACAGTCTGGTGCTGCAGGGGAAGGAGGTCTAGGAACCGGCATCATGGGTGGAACCAGGACCTCAGGTTTGGGGCAATCAGGAGGCGGCGCTGGCAGTATTGAAAGAAGGCGAGGCCCGGGCGGAGGCCTGTTAGAGGGACAGAAGGAACAGGCCGTTCCCTTAGCCGAAGCCGCGGCCCCAGAGGTCTCCCCTAAGGAAGGGGTGCGCATCATCCCGGACGAAGAGAACAACCTGCTGGTGATAGTCGCCCCTCCCCATGAATGGCGGGTGATTTCTCAGCTCTTGCAGCGCCTGGACCTTATGCCCCGTCAGGTGCTGAATGAGATCTTGATTGCCGAAGTGCGGCTCACCGGCGATCTCAAGTATGGCGTAGAGTGGTTTTTGAACTCCAAACTGGTCACCCCTAAAACCAAGAACGGCACCCCCAGTCTAAATATCTTGCAAGGACCCTCAGCCGCCTTTTCCAAGGCCATCGGCGGCTTTACGTTTGCGGTCCGGGATTCCTTAAATGAATTCCGAGGCTTGATCCATATGCTGGCCGAAGAGGGCAAGGTCAACATCCTGGCCTCGCCCCACATCATGGCAGCCAACAATCAAGAAGCCCGTATCCAGATCGGCCAGGATGTTCCCATTCTGACTTCCCAGGCGGTCCCCCTGATCAGCCAGACAACCTCTTTACAGACCCAGACGGTGGAATACCGCAGTACTGGGATTATCATGCTTGTGAAACCCCAGATCAATGCCAAGGGCCTGGTGACCCTGGACATCACTCAGGAGGTGAGCGCCGCGGTCCCCACTACCACTGGGGTGGAAGCCAGCCCCACCTTTATCATCCGCACTGCCAAGACTTCTCTGATCACCGGCGACAATCAGACTATCGTCTTGGGCGGTCTGATCCGGGAGGATGCGACCCGGACGGCCTATGGCATTCCCGGCTTGCGCAAGATCCCCTTGCTGGGAGCGCTGTTTGGCAGCGAAGAGGTGAAAAGAGAAAAGACCGAGCTTTTGGTGCTGATTACCCCCCACATTATCTCCAGCCTGGAAGAGGGAGCCCGCCTCACCGATGAAGTCAAGCACCGCATCCCTCTGGAAGAATTAAGTCCCGAATGGCAGAAAAAGACCCAACCTAGACCTCCGAGGGCGCCATGA